The following coding sequences lie in one Komagataeibacter sucrofermentans DSM 15973 genomic window:
- a CDS encoding phosphoribosyltransferase, whose translation MTFSAYHATWSPEGAPAAAPPYGETYPVQLPDGSTLTLPLRALPGGEQAIALLMANQTGFAVERELVRLLTEMVGPLAPEAVVGVPTMGLAYARPVAEKLGMGDYVALGHSRKFWYDDSLAIPLTSSTSPDQTKHLYLDPALMERVRGRRVVVIDDVLNTGRTAVAAVRLLERAGACVVAIAAVLTEGWAWRAALEAATPGAVPPVHALGHIPLFGGQAGNWRPLPGT comes from the coding sequence GTGACCTTTTCCGCCTACCACGCCACATGGTCGCCTGAGGGCGCACCTGCCGCCGCTCCGCCTTATGGCGAAACCTATCCGGTGCAGCTGCCTGATGGCTCCACCCTGACCCTGCCACTGCGCGCCCTGCCCGGCGGCGAGCAGGCCATTGCCCTGCTCATGGCCAACCAGACCGGCTTTGCCGTCGAGCGCGAACTTGTTCGCCTGTTGACTGAAATGGTCGGCCCGTTGGCGCCTGAGGCGGTTGTTGGCGTGCCCACCATGGGGCTGGCCTATGCCCGGCCCGTGGCGGAAAAGCTGGGCATGGGTGACTACGTGGCGCTGGGGCACTCACGCAAATTCTGGTATGATGACAGCCTTGCCATCCCGCTTACGTCATCCACCAGCCCTGACCAGACCAAGCATCTTTACCTTGACCCCGCCCTGATGGAACGCGTGCGGGGCAGGCGCGTGGTGGTGATTGACGATGTGCTCAACACCGGGCGCACCGCTGTTGCCGCCGTGCGCCTGCTCGAGCGCGCGGGGGCATGCGTCGTGGCCATTGCAGCCGTGCTGACCGAAGGCTGGGCCTGGCGCGCGGCGCTGGAGGCGGCCACCCCTGGCGCCGTGCCGCCGGTGCACGCGCTGGGCCATATTCCGCTCTTTGGCGGGCAGGCAGGCAACTGGCGCCCCCTGCCCGGCACCTGA
- a CDS encoding MYG1 family protein, whose product MPEHTPIGLENPAAPVSAVTHSGNFHLDETLGYVILHYALAPDGDLRGRVMGTGPDGRLTFTRTRSPERIAAADIVFDVGGRYDPVTGRYDHHMKEKPLREDGTPYSAAGLLWKDYGMAAIRSILKNPAPEPEVAAIWQSLDRSLVLPIDLDDNGMTKMGKLSLADIVSACRPTWDTVELYGPDAAKTRETEGFANAAVAVAGHLVNMIDRVRASLKAESRVLAAYAQAEDKRILLMETGMPTEKVIFDHDLPVVYVVSPAAPDRWNVKAIPPVRGDFGQRVSLPEAWRGLDGATLASVSGVADAVFAHPARFICGAASRAGALKMAQLALEIDAAQAKG is encoded by the coding sequence ATGCCAGAACATACCCCCATCGGTCTTGAAAACCCCGCCGCTCCCGTCAGCGCGGTGACGCATTCAGGTAATTTCCACCTTGATGAGACGCTGGGCTATGTGATCCTGCATTACGCGCTCGCACCCGATGGCGACCTGCGCGGGCGTGTGATGGGCACCGGACCGGACGGGCGGCTGACCTTCACGCGCACCCGCTCGCCCGAGCGCATTGCCGCAGCCGACATTGTCTTTGACGTGGGCGGCAGATACGACCCCGTCACGGGCCGCTACGACCACCACATGAAGGAAAAGCCCCTGCGCGAGGACGGCACGCCCTATAGCGCGGCCGGGCTGTTGTGGAAGGATTACGGCATGGCCGCGATCCGCAGCATCCTCAAAAACCCCGCGCCGGAACCCGAGGTCGCCGCCATCTGGCAGTCCCTTGACCGCTCGCTCGTACTGCCCATCGATCTTGATGATAATGGCATGACCAAGATGGGCAAGCTGTCGCTGGCCGATATCGTCTCCGCCTGCCGCCCCACATGGGATACGGTTGAACTGTATGGCCCCGATGCCGCAAAAACCCGCGAGACCGAAGGCTTTGCCAATGCGGCGGTGGCGGTTGCCGGGCATCTCGTCAACATGATCGACCGCGTGCGCGCCAGCCTCAAGGCGGAAAGCCGCGTGCTTGCCGCCTATGCGCAGGCGGAGGACAAGCGCATCCTGCTCATGGAAACCGGCATGCCGACCGAGAAGGTCATTTTCGACCACGACCTGCCGGTGGTCTATGTCGTCTCCCCCGCCGCCCCCGATCGCTGGAACGTCAAGGCCATTCCGCCCGTGCGCGGTGATTTTGGCCAGCGCGTCTCCCTGCCCGAGGCCTGGCGTGGCCTTGATGGCGCAACGCTGGCCAGCGTATCCGGCGTTGCCGATGCGGTCTTTGCCCACCCGGCCCGCTTCATCTGCGGGGCAGCCAGCCGCGCGGGTGCGTTGAAAATGGCGCAGCTCGCCCTCGAGATCGACGCCGCACAGGCGAAGGGCTGA
- a CDS encoding glucose 1-dehydrogenase, translating to MTTTIPPQSQPHQPGVERLMDPQAEHIRESYRGSGKLKGRRALVSGGDSGIGRAAVLHFAREGADVAILYLEEDEDAHETVRLAKAEGVKALAIRGNVANSAICDDAVKQTVDTLGGLDIVVNNAGVQYVSEDLTDITDDMWQHHMDVNINGYFYLTRAALPHLGRDSVIINTSSVNAFAGNASLVAYTTTKAAEMGFTRALALQLAPKGIRVNAVAPGPVWTPLQPASWGPIDPEAVAHLGDKTPLGRVGQPSELGPAYVYLAAQDSSFVTGQTLHVNGGMIVNG from the coding sequence ATGACCACCACCATTCCCCCCCAGAGCCAGCCCCACCAGCCCGGCGTCGAACGGCTGATGGACCCACAGGCCGAGCACATCCGCGAGAGCTATCGCGGCAGCGGCAAGCTGAAGGGGCGCCGCGCCCTGGTCAGCGGCGGTGACAGTGGCATCGGGCGGGCCGCCGTGCTGCATTTTGCCCGCGAGGGTGCCGATGTCGCCATTCTCTACCTTGAAGAAGATGAAGATGCGCACGAGACGGTCCGGCTGGCCAAAGCCGAGGGCGTGAAGGCGCTTGCCATACGCGGCAACGTGGCCAACAGCGCCATATGTGATGATGCGGTCAAACAGACCGTCGACACGCTGGGTGGCCTCGACATTGTGGTGAACAACGCGGGCGTGCAGTATGTCAGCGAGGACCTGACTGATATTACCGATGACATGTGGCAACACCACATGGACGTCAATATCAACGGTTATTTCTACCTCACCCGCGCCGCCCTGCCGCATCTGGGGCGTGACAGCGTCATCATCAATACCTCCTCCGTCAATGCCTTTGCGGGCAATGCCTCGCTCGTGGCCTACACCACCACCAAGGCGGCGGAAATGGGCTTTACCCGTGCGCTGGCCCTACAGCTTGCGCCCAAGGGCATAAGGGTGAACGCCGTGGCCCCCGGCCCGGTCTGGACCCCGCTGCAACCCGCAAGCTGGGGGCCGATTGACCCCGAGGCCGTTGCCCATCTGGGTGACAAGACCCCCCTTGGCCGCGTTGGCCAGCCCAGCGAACTCGGGCCGGCCTATGTGTATCTGGCAGCACAGGATTCATCGTTCGTGACCGGGCAGACCCTGCACGTCAATGGCGGCATGATCGTCAATGGCTGA
- a CDS encoding AGE family epimerase/isomerase — protein MAEPLPALMLPAALWLRLSPHRRWLDMQGQRLLDFSKPSRVAEGFAALDDDGNLPPPATADSTLSARMTHVYAVASGRGLPGCGPLAAHGVACLLGPLRDHVHDGWFLTPPTDGAQPEDARKQAYLHAFVALAASSATVAGVPEGRSLLDAALRVWEEHFWSEEEGVFRESFAADWSDEENYRGANANMHSVEACMAVADVTGNPVWRQRALRVVERFIHTLAREADYVLPEHYDRNWTRLPDYHRDTPADALRPYGMTPGHFVEWSHLLLKLEAALLRTQGNAPSWLLDDAVALFHRGMETGWARDGAPGLVYTIDWNLQPVVHNRPHWCQAEAMTAAAALLKRTGHAQYEQWYRTIWDYIDLYMIDRKRGGWIQELDRNNRPSAVVYAGKADLYHAWQATITPLLPLAPSFATAISLLEN, from the coding sequence ATGGCTGAGCCGCTGCCTGCCCTGATGCTGCCCGCCGCATTATGGCTGCGCCTTTCGCCCCATCGCCGCTGGCTCGACATGCAGGGCCAGCGCCTGCTTGATTTCTCCAAGCCCTCACGCGTGGCGGAGGGGTTCGCCGCGCTTGATGATGATGGCAACCTGCCGCCGCCAGCCACGGCGGATAGCACGCTCAGCGCGCGCATGACCCATGTCTATGCCGTGGCTTCAGGGCGCGGCCTGCCGGGCTGTGGCCCGCTAGCCGCCCATGGCGTGGCGTGCCTGCTCGGCCCCCTGCGCGACCATGTGCATGATGGATGGTTTCTTACGCCCCCCACCGATGGCGCACAGCCAGAGGATGCCCGCAAGCAGGCCTATCTGCACGCCTTCGTAGCCCTTGCCGCCTCATCCGCCACGGTTGCGGGTGTGCCGGAGGGCCGCAGCCTGCTCGATGCAGCGCTCAGGGTATGGGAAGAGCATTTCTGGAGCGAGGAAGAAGGCGTCTTTCGCGAAAGCTTTGCCGCTGACTGGTCGGATGAGGAAAACTATCGTGGCGCCAACGCCAACATGCATTCGGTCGAGGCCTGCATGGCGGTGGCGGACGTAACCGGCAACCCCGTGTGGCGGCAGCGCGCGCTGCGCGTGGTGGAGCGCTTCATCCACACATTGGCCCGCGAGGCCGATTATGTCCTGCCCGAACATTACGACCGCAACTGGACACGCCTGCCCGACTACCACCGCGACACTCCCGCTGACGCCCTGCGCCCCTATGGCATGACGCCGGGGCATTTTGTGGAGTGGTCGCACCTGCTGCTCAAGCTGGAGGCCGCCCTGCTGCGCACGCAGGGCAATGCGCCATCGTGGCTGCTGGACGATGCCGTGGCCCTGTTCCACCGTGGCATGGAAACCGGCTGGGCGCGCGATGGGGCGCCGGGGCTGGTCTATACCATCGACTGGAACCTTCAACCCGTGGTGCACAATCGCCCCCACTGGTGCCAGGCCGAGGCCATGACTGCCGCCGCCGCCCTGCTCAAGCGCACGGGGCATGCGCAATATGAACAGTGGTACCGCACGATATGGGACTATATCGACCTTTACATGATCGACCGCAAACGGGGTGGCTGGATACAGGAACTTGACCGCAACAACCGGCCATCCGCCGTGGTCTATGCAGGCAAGGCCGACCTGTACCACGCCTGGCAGGCCACCATTACGCCGCTATTGCCACTAGCGCCAAGCTTTGCGACTGCCATATCGTTACTGGAAAATTAG
- a CDS encoding ABC transporter permease: MPSSSPSLPSGPWRQAARAFGRNRSAMGALGVLALITCACLLAPLYAHDVAHSDPFASNVAGSIVLGGQEVDIMQPNDNPLHLGLSPIGPTGHAAYLLGADSQGRDLAARLLYGGRNSLLISACAAVLCLVAATLAGIVAGFCGGVIDTVLSRIMDIMWAVPVYLFAISLSIVMVSQNIHLGPFVLGADSLLIPIFIIALVYIPYAARPIRGRVLALRQAEFVTAARSLGVPGWRIMLLDIVPNITTTLATLGPLLMALALLAESALSFLSLGVQAPQASWGTIIQDGEGLIYTRPLVAVAPGLAIVAVVLALNIVADGLRDALDGRGGAR; encoded by the coding sequence ATGCCTTCGTCTTCCCCCTCCCTTCCATCAGGCCCGTGGCGGCAGGCCGCGCGTGCGTTCGGGCGCAACAGGTCGGCCATGGGCGCGCTGGGCGTGCTGGCGCTCATCACATGTGCCTGCCTTCTGGCCCCGCTCTATGCCCATGACGTGGCCCACAGCGATCCGTTCGCCTCAAACGTGGCGGGCAGCATTGTGCTGGGCGGGCAGGAAGTGGACATCATGCAGCCCAATGACAACCCGCTGCATCTTGGCCTCAGCCCCATCGGGCCGACGGGACATGCCGCCTACCTGCTCGGCGCTGACAGCCAGGGCCGCGACCTTGCCGCCCGCCTGCTGTATGGCGGGCGCAACTCCCTGCTCATTTCGGCCTGCGCCGCCGTGCTGTGCCTTGTGGCGGCAACACTTGCGGGCATCGTGGCCGGTTTCTGCGGTGGCGTGATCGATACCGTCCTCTCCCGCATCATGGACATCATGTGGGCGGTGCCGGTCTATCTGTTTGCCATCTCTCTCTCCATCGTCATGGTCAGCCAGAACATCCATCTTGGCCCGTTCGTGCTGGGGGCGGACAGCCTGCTCATTCCCATCTTCATCATAGCGCTGGTCTATATACCCTATGCCGCCCGCCCCATACGCGGGCGAGTGCTGGCGCTACGGCAAGCGGAGTTTGTCACCGCCGCCCGCAGCCTTGGCGTGCCGGGGTGGCGGATCATGCTGCTTGATATCGTGCCCAACATCACCACCACGCTGGCAACGCTTGGCCCGCTGCTCATGGCGCTGGCCCTGCTGGCGGAGAGCGCGCTGTCCTTCCTCTCGCTGGGCGTGCAGGCGCCACAGGCCTCATGGGGCACCATCATTCAGGATGGCGAGGGCCTGATCTATACCCGTCCGCTCGTGGCGGTCGCACCGGGTCTGGCCATCGTGGCGGTGGTGCTGGCGCTCAATATCGTGGCCGATGGCCTGCGCGATGCGCTTGACGGGCGCGGGGGCGCACGATGA
- a CDS encoding ABC transporter permease, giving the protein MIPALLRRLGQTLLVLFGVSVLVFTVFFATPGADPTARIAGRNASPQIMEKVRREYGFDRALPVQYATMMKKLFITRDLASYADRGELVVPQIEQAAPVTACLVCGAAFIWVSVSILMGTLAAAFKDTWVDRTLMLAGLVGISIPVFWLGQVTNLITQSRYHDTWLFSWVPGLGYVPFSEDPGGWFRSLVIPWVVLAVMFIGIYSRVLRADLVALAGEDFMRTARAKGLSPTRVMLRHGLRTALVTFVSLFGLDFAQLVGGGALLTEVVFGLPGVGRLTYRALTNLDLPVIMATVMYSAIFVVVANAMVDMVYLLLDPRVRDAR; this is encoded by the coding sequence ATGATCCCCGCCCTGCTCCGCCGTCTGGGCCAGACGCTGCTCGTGCTGTTTGGCGTGTCGGTGCTGGTATTCACGGTGTTTTTTGCCACGCCGGGAGCCGACCCGACCGCGCGCATCGCAGGCCGCAACGCCTCGCCACAGATCATGGAAAAAGTGCGCCGTGAATACGGCTTCGACCGCGCCCTGCCCGTGCAGTACGCCACCATGATGAAAAAGCTGTTCATCACCCGCGATCTCGCCTCCTACGCCGACCGGGGCGAGCTTGTGGTGCCGCAGATCGAGCAGGCCGCCCCGGTCACGGCCTGCCTGGTGTGCGGGGCCGCGTTCATCTGGGTGAGTGTGTCCATCCTCATGGGCACGCTGGCCGCAGCCTTCAAGGATACGTGGGTGGACCGTACGCTCATGCTGGCCGGGCTGGTGGGCATTTCCATCCCCGTTTTCTGGCTGGGGCAGGTCACCAACCTGATTACGCAGAGCCGCTATCATGACACATGGCTGTTCTCGTGGGTGCCGGGGCTGGGCTATGTACCGTTCAGCGAGGATCCGGGCGGCTGGTTCCGTTCGCTGGTCATTCCGTGGGTTGTGCTGGCGGTCATGTTCATCGGCATTTACAGCCGGGTGCTGCGCGCCGACCTCGTAGCACTTGCGGGCGAGGATTTCATGCGCACGGCCCGCGCCAAGGGGCTTTCCCCCACACGGGTCATGCTGCGCCACGGGCTGCGCACCGCGCTGGTTACGTTCGTCTCGCTGTTCGGGCTGGATTTCGCGCAGCTTGTGGGCGGCGGCGCACTGCTGACCGAGGTGGTGTTCGGCCTGCCCGGCGTTGGGCGGCTGACCTATCGGGCGCTCACCAATCTCGACCTGCCGGTCATCATGGCCACGGTCATGTATTCCGCCATTTTCGTGGTGGTCGCCAATGCGATGGTAGATATGGTGTATCTACTCCTTGACCCGAGGGTGCGTGATGCCCGCTGA
- a CDS encoding ABC transporter ATP-binding protein has translation MPADPVPLLDVRDLCVSVPANGGMVPLVENVSFSVNEAEIVGLVGESGSGKSVTAMTLMGLIDSPGVQVSGSARFRGRELVGMAPRALRALRGRDIAMIFQDPMTAFTPVYTIGWQIDEQIRVHERLSRRAARARTVQLLAEMGVPDPARTAQRYPHQLSGGLRQRAMIAMALSCNPTLLIADEPTTALDVTVQAQILDLLRGLRHSHGSSVLLITHDMGVVAQTCARTLVLYSGRMAESGPTATLFARPAHPYTAALLDSIPPLYGTRPHRLPAIAGVPPTPQERPAGCAFGPRCTYVHATCLPAPPALVSTGAEQQAACVLPTEGTPLPPRATAQATPS, from the coding sequence ATGCCCGCTGATCCCGTGCCCCTGCTCGATGTACGTGACCTGTGCGTGAGTGTGCCCGCGAATGGCGGCATGGTCCCGCTGGTCGAGAACGTGTCCTTCAGCGTGAACGAAGCCGAAATCGTGGGGCTGGTGGGGGAATCCGGTTCGGGCAAGTCGGTCACGGCCATGACCCTGATGGGGCTGATCGACAGCCCTGGCGTGCAGGTCAGCGGCTCGGCGCGTTTTCGCGGCCGGGAACTCGTGGGCATGGCCCCGCGTGCCCTGCGCGCCTTGCGCGGGCGCGATATCGCCATGATCTTTCAGGACCCGATGACGGCGTTCACCCCGGTCTATACCATTGGCTGGCAGATCGATGAGCAGATCCGCGTGCATGAACGCCTCTCGCGCCGCGCCGCGCGGGCCCGCACGGTGCAATTGCTGGCCGAGATGGGCGTGCCCGACCCCGCCCGCACGGCGCAGCGCTACCCCCATCAGCTCTCGGGCGGGTTGCGCCAGCGTGCCATGATCGCCATGGCGCTTTCATGCAATCCCACCCTGCTGATTGCCGATGAACCAACCACCGCCCTTGATGTAACCGTACAGGCCCAGATCCTTGACCTGCTGCGCGGCCTACGCCACAGCCATGGCTCCTCCGTGCTGCTCATTACGCATGATATGGGCGTGGTGGCCCAGACCTGCGCGCGCACGCTCGTGCTCTATTCCGGCCGCATGGCGGAAAGCGGGCCGACCGCCACGCTGTTCGCCCGGCCTGCCCACCCCTATACCGCCGCATTGCTGGACTCCATCCCCCCGCTGTATGGCACGCGGCCCCACCGCCTGCCCGCCATTGCGGGCGTGCCACCGACGCCGCAGGAGCGCCCTGCTGGCTGTGCCTTTGGCCCACGCTGCACGTATGTGCACGCCACCTGCCTGCCTGCCCCGCCAGCGCTTGTCAGCACCGGGGCGGAGCAGCAGGCCGCCTGCGTGCTGCCCACCGAGGGCACGCCCCTGCCACCCCGCGCTACCGCACAGGCCACGCCATCATGA
- a CDS encoding ABC transporter ATP-binding protein, translated as MTLLIPVLELRDVRKTYRLPRGQRLKAVDGISLRVMPGEMLGLVGESGCGKSTLGRCMLRLDDVSSGQVLFEGRDITTLSERKLRPLRPGMQMVFQNSTAALNPRRSIGDLLAEPLRVHPAPDGRKRTPATIAARLHELMALVGLPASALARYPHAFSGGQRQRINIARALALSPRLVVADEPVSALDVSVQAQIVNLFADLRERLGLTYIFVAHDLAVVRQISTRVAVMYLGAIVECGGTDDVLHTPAHPYTAALTAAVPRPVVGAPPAMLLRGDVPSPVNRPAGCRFHTRCPQAQARCGVEEPDLRTIQPGHEVACHYPLPPA; from the coding sequence ATGACCCTACTCATCCCCGTGCTGGAACTGCGCGACGTGCGCAAGACCTACCGCCTGCCGCGTGGGCAGAGGCTGAAGGCGGTTGATGGCATATCGCTCCGCGTCATGCCCGGTGAGATGCTGGGACTGGTGGGGGAATCCGGCTGTGGCAAATCCACGCTGGGGCGGTGCATGCTGCGGCTCGATGATGTCTCATCAGGACAGGTATTGTTTGAAGGGCGCGACATCACCACCCTGAGCGAACGGAAGTTGCGCCCGCTGCGCCCGGGCATGCAGATGGTGTTCCAGAACTCCACCGCCGCCCTCAACCCGCGCCGCAGCATTGGCGACCTGCTGGCCGAGCCGCTGCGCGTGCATCCCGCGCCCGATGGGCGCAAACGCACGCCAGCCACGATTGCAGCCCGCCTGCACGAACTCATGGCGCTGGTTGGCCTGCCTGCCTCCGCCCTTGCGCGTTATCCGCATGCCTTCTCGGGCGGGCAGCGCCAGCGCATCAATATTGCCCGCGCCCTTGCGCTGTCGCCCCGGCTGGTGGTGGCGGATGAACCGGTCTCGGCGCTCGATGTTTCGGTGCAGGCCCAGATCGTCAATCTGTTTGCCGACCTGCGCGAAAGGCTGGGGCTGACCTATATATTCGTGGCGCATGACCTGGCGGTGGTGCGGCAGATTTCCACGCGCGTCGCGGTCATGTATCTGGGCGCGATTGTTGAATGTGGCGGCACGGATGACGTGCTGCACACCCCCGCCCACCCCTACACTGCCGCCCTGACCGCCGCCGTGCCGCGCCCTGTGGTGGGGGCGCCCCCGGCCATGCTGCTACGCGGCGACGTGCCCAGCCCGGTCAACCGGCCTGCGGGCTGCCGCTTTCACACGCGCTGCCCCCAGGCGCAGGCGCGGTGTGGCGTGGAGGAACCGGACCTGCGCACCATCCAGCCCGGCCATGAAGTTGCCTGCCACTACCCGCTCCCGCCCGCGTAG
- a CDS encoding peroxidase-related enzyme (This protein belongs to a clade of uncharacterized proteins related to peroxidases such as the alkylhydroperoxidase AhpD.) yields MKPVTRFTTDTLDWEPYVTPVDYDTATPAQREALQETPSHRKISKYTLTLAHDPESLKYRSPLFNQIMYGKDGLPRAERELAAVATSVVNHCIYCGSVHAARYIELTRRPEVMDAIFTDGVAAEIDEYSQGLFDFAVALSKTPIAATPADMNHVRDLGFNALQALDLVLASAIFGWANRLMHTLGQAVEPTET; encoded by the coding sequence ATGAAGCCCGTCACCCGCTTTACCACCGACACGCTCGACTGGGAGCCTTACGTCACCCCGGTGGATTATGACACGGCAACCCCCGCCCAGCGCGAGGCGCTGCAGGAAACGCCTTCGCACCGCAAGATCTCGAAATATACGCTCACGCTGGCGCACGACCCCGAGAGCCTGAAATACCGCTCGCCGCTGTTCAACCAGATCATGTACGGCAAGGACGGCCTGCCACGCGCGGAGCGTGAACTCGCGGCGGTGGCGACATCGGTGGTGAACCACTGCATTTACTGCGGCTCGGTCCACGCCGCGCGTTATATCGAACTGACCAGGCGACCCGAGGTGATGGATGCGATCTTTACCGATGGCGTTGCGGCTGAAATCGATGAGTATTCACAAGGCCTGTTCGATTTTGCGGTCGCGCTTTCCAAAACGCCTATCGCGGCCACTCCGGCCGATATGAACCATGTGCGCGATCTGGGCTTTAACGCGCTTCAGGCGCTTGACCTTGTGCTGGCCAGCGCCATTTTTGGCTGGGCCAACCGGCTGATGCACACGCTGGGGCAGGCCGTGGAACCCACTGAAACCTGA
- a CDS encoding 2-keto-4-pentenoate hydratase, translated as MPISAPTSLADLFLAVRQQKTDPLASVHEALTPRTLADAYAVQDAVGLHLGPIRGWKVGAETPQSEPFAAPIHAATIFEDGETVPAYVCRHLGVEAEIGYRFAKALPPRAAAWTADEVMAAIGTIHPMIEIVDTRFEKPGSQHKLLHTADHQSHGALIVGPGMADWRAITPTGEPVSLTINGRTVVEHVGGNSAGDPLRLLVWLANHAARRGLGIEAGCLVTTGSTTGTIFVVHDTDVRASFPSIGTVQTHLA; from the coding sequence ATGCCCATTTCTGCCCCGACCAGTCTGGCCGACCTGTTCCTTGCGGTAAGGCAGCAGAAAACCGATCCTCTCGCCAGCGTGCACGAGGCGCTGACCCCGCGCACCCTGGCCGATGCCTATGCGGTGCAGGATGCGGTGGGGCTGCATCTCGGGCCGATACGGGGGTGGAAGGTGGGCGCAGAAACCCCGCAGTCCGAGCCGTTTGCCGCCCCCATCCATGCGGCCACGATCTTTGAGGATGGCGAGACCGTGCCCGCCTATGTCTGCCGCCATCTGGGCGTGGAGGCTGAAATCGGCTACCGCTTTGCCAAAGCCCTCCCCCCACGCGCAGCGGCATGGACGGCTGATGAAGTCATGGCCGCCATCGGCACCATTCACCCCATGATCGAGATTGTGGATACGCGGTTTGAAAAACCCGGCTCGCAGCACAAGCTGCTTCACACTGCCGATCACCAGAGCCATGGGGCGCTGATCGTAGGCCCCGGCATGGCGGACTGGCGGGCCATTACCCCCACGGGCGAGCCGGTCAGCCTGACCATAAACGGGCGCACGGTGGTCGAGCATGTGGGCGGCAATAGCGCGGGCGACCCGCTGCGCCTGCTGGTCTGGCTGGCCAACCATGCTGCGCGCCGTGGGCTGGGCATTGAGGCGGGATGCCTGGTCACCACCGGCTCGACAACCGGCACGATATTCGTGGTGCATGATACCGATGTGCGCGCAAGCTTTCCTTCCATCGGCACGGTGCAGACCCATCTGGCCTGA
- a CDS encoding bile acid:sodium symporter family protein, producing MLTRLFPVWAVLVSLAAVLMPGPFLRVTPAITPLLAFIMFTMGVTLTLADFGRIARRPAPVLAGVGLHYLVMPLAAWGIAHMLRMPPMITTGMVLVGCVSSGTASNVMIYLSRGDVALSVSISTLSTLVGIIATPLLTRLYVSAGVSVDSWGLFRSIMEMVALPVCGGVAVNTLCPRVIRRISPALPLVAMVSIMIIIGSIVAGVRPALASVGPIVLLGVIVHNAIGLAGGYWGGRLLGFDESVCRTLALEVGMQNSGLAATLGRVYFSPLAALPGAVFSVWHNISGSALAALWAGRPPRDGDQPE from the coding sequence ATGCTGACGCGGCTTTTTCCCGTATGGGCGGTTCTGGTTTCGCTTGCGGCCGTGCTGATGCCCGGCCCCTTCCTGCGCGTGACCCCGGCCATTACGCCGCTGCTGGCCTTCATCATGTTCACCATGGGGGTGACCCTCACGCTGGCTGATTTCGGGCGCATTGCGCGCAGGCCCGCGCCGGTGCTGGCTGGCGTGGGGCTGCATTACCTTGTCATGCCGCTTGCGGCATGGGGGATCGCGCACATGCTGCGCATGCCGCCCATGATTACGACGGGCATGGTGCTGGTGGGCTGCGTTTCGAGTGGCACGGCGTCGAATGTCATGATCTATCTCTCGCGCGGCGATGTGGCGCTTTCGGTCAGCATCAGCACGCTGTCCACGCTGGTCGGCATCATCGCCACCCCGCTGCTGACCCGGCTTTATGTTTCGGCGGGCGTGAGCGTGGATAGCTGGGGCCTGTTTCGCAGCATCATGGAGATGGTGGCCCTGCCGGTCTGTGGCGGTGTTGCGGTCAATACGCTGTGCCCGCGCGTCATCCGCCGCATCTCGCCCGCGCTGCCGCTGGTGGCCATGGTGTCGATCATGATCATTATTGGCAGCATCGTGGCAGGCGTGCGGCCTGCTCTGGCCAGTGTCGGCCCGATCGTGCTGCTGGGCGTGATCGTGCATAACGCCATCGGGCTTGCCGGTGGTTACTGGGGGGGCAGGCTGCTGGGTTTTGATGAATCCGTATGCCGCACGCTGGCGCTGGAGGTGGGCATGCAGAACTCGGGTCTGGCCGCAACGCTGGGGCGGGTCTATTTCTCGCCGCTGGCAGCGCTGCCCGGCGCAGTTTTTTCGGTTTGGCACAACATATCGGGCTCGGCGCTGGCGGCCCTGTGGGCCGGACGGCCGCCCCGTGATGGGGATCAGCCAGAATAA